The Photobacterium sanguinicancri genome includes the window ACCGTGAGTTTGTAAAAGAGCTGCCTATGAATAAAGACAGCATCACAATCACACGATCCATCATCGAGCTGGCCCATAACCTCAACATTGAAGTGGTTGCTGAAGGCGTTGAAAACATTGACCAGGTAAAATTTTTGGAAACCATAGGTGTAGAAGAATTCCAAGGCTTCTATTTTGGTAAGCCTATGCCGCTAGCCGATTTTGAACGAACATGGCTAAATGTTTCTCAAATGGAAGATAGCAGCATTAGTTAGCGACATAACCTAGAGGTTAAGTCAAAAAACGATTAAGATAAAAGTGTCAACGATTAACAGACATTCTGGAATACCTATGAGCTTTAGCGATTATTTAGATGACTTCATTAAGCAGCGTGACCAAAAAGGCACAGCAGCCCCCTCTTCTAACCGCGCTGCTTTTCGTCAACAACAGGTCGTTGCGGACGCAACTAGCCAAAGTATCGCGCGAGAAGCGCTAGCAAAATCTCAAGAAGATGCATTTACCCGCTCATCTATTGAAACGAAAGAAGATCACTATCGAGTAAATGGTCGCTGTGTTACTCAGGATGAAGCTCAGGCTATTGCACAACTACGTGTTCAGCCTAAACCCGTAAACACAGATCGTATTGCCTACATCAAGCAGCTTCGCAAAGAACTCCACTTAAAAAAGCGTAGTTAGCGCAATATTTACTGCTTTACTGTATTTCCACCTTAAAGACCACGTTCGCGTGGTTTTTTTATATCTATCCATCTTTTTCTTTCTATGTTTATTATTCTTCAATTGCTACATTCACCACCACACCCGCGCAAACGTTTGCCACGCTCAATTAGGGGCATATTTTATGCTTCAACACTCACGATGAAATTTATTCATTAAATAGATTTGCTCATAAAACAAACTATTTAACTCTCCTTTTAAACCCATAAAACAGCCGAATAGAAATAGTTAAAAAAAATATCAAATAAAAAACAAATGAAACGTTGTTTTTTATATTCACTCATGATTCATCTTTGTTGCATTTGTTACAATTAAGATAAATTTATTAACGTCGGGATTAATTAACTGAAGTACAGGTTAATAAATTATCGATAAAATAATATATGGATTTAGCTCCCCGACACCACCTGAGCATAAATCATTGATATATAAAGGATAACATATATGATTAATTATCAACCTTATACATTCAGAAACACACTTCGCCTGATAGGCAACTACGGGCTTATTCTTATATAGATAATTGATCTTGCAAGACCTTAACCTTAAAGAAAAAAGAGAATAGTGAATAAATCGCTGCAACTTTACTGCATTTTTTTACATAAACACGATGACTGCTACACTATTAATGACTAATAGACAAGATAGGCAGGCTCACTTTTTGCCGTTAAAATTAGCCCTTAAGAAAAGTATGAAAAAGAAAACATTATGAACTCACTTATTCAAATAAATGAGCTTGAATCAATGCTCATTGCGATTATCGTGCTTTTTCTCGGCTACTTTATAAATAGCAAAGTAAAGGTTCTACGCAGGTATAATATTCCGGAACCAATCGTAGGTGGCTTAATCGTTGCTATCTTCGTTGCTATTATGCATGCACAAGGTGTCGATATCGCTTTTAACGTTCCTTTAAAAGACACATTAATGCAGATGTTCTTTGCAACCGTTGGCTTAGCAGCAAGCTTCAAATTACTTGCTCAAGGCGGTTCACGCGTATTTTTGTTTCTTGGATTAGCAACTGCATTCATCATTATCCAAAATGGCGTGGGTGTTGGTTTAAGTTCACTTTTAGGCTTAGACCCATTACTAGGCCTAATTGTTGGCTCAATTACTTTATCTGGTGGTCACGGTACAGGTGCTGCTTGGTCACAAACATTTGCAAGTGAATATGGTCTACACACCTTAGAACTGTCTATGGCATCGGCTACATTCGGTTTAATCATGGGTGGTATTATTGGTGGGCCGATGGCACAACGCCTTATCAATAAATTCAACTTGAAGTCATCATTTGGCGATGGTCAAAAGCACCATATTGAACACCCAGACCTTGTAACTTACAGCGACAAAGAAGAAGACCGCATTACATCGAAAAATACGATTGAAGTGCTCTTTATCTTACTGATCTGTGTGGCTGGTGCTTCACATGTCAAAGATCTAGTCGATAGCTTTGGTATTAACTGGTTGCGTATTCCTGATTTTGTTTACGCCCTCTTTATTGGTGTGTTTATCACCAACGTTTGTGAAGGAACAAAAGTCTACAAAGTAAACAGCGAAACCGTCGATGCTTTAGGCACAATTTCGCTCTCTCTATTCCTTGCTATGGCCCTTATGAGCCTGCAGCTATGGGAACTGATGGATCTAGCGTTACCAATGCTTATCATTTTAACGGTTCAGACGCTAGTTCTAGGGCTCTTCGCCTACTTTGTGACGTTCCGAGTTATGGGCTCTACCTACGATGCAGCAATCATTGCTGGCGGCCACTGTGGTTTTGGTATGGGCGCAACACCTACGGCCGTGATGAACATGGGATCATTAGTCTCTCGTAATGGTCCTTCACCACAGGCCTTTATGGTTGTACCTATTGTTGGCGCATTCTTTATTGATATTGCAAACCTGATTGTTCTGCAAGGTTACATTAGCTTTATCCAATAGCATTTAACCCTGTAGCAATTGTTCAAAAAGCGCGTCTTTTATATAAGACGCGCTTTTTTATATCTCCGCTGGTATCCCCGCAAAGACTTTCCTCGCACGACGCGACAACCTTTGTCACGTCTCTCTTTACTACCAATTGCCCTATTTACAGCTATGCTTAACATGTTCACATGGGGTGCGTAGAAACACAGCAACTTCAATAATAAACACAGTAATCCTTCCGATAATATGTTTGACGGAGTAGCGACAATGTTAGATGAAAATCACTCTCTTGCGATCGAGTTCCCTGAGCATCAAAACACCATACACCAACTTAAAATGGCTAACGCAAATTTCAAGTCGATGGCTGATCGGTATCATAAATTAGACCATGCAATACGAGGATTAGAAAACCAAAGCCTTCCCATTGGTGATACTAGCTTTAGCCAAATGAAGTTAGAAAGAGCACATTTAAAAGATAAAATCTTCGAGATCATAGGGCAGACAGATAAGTAGCACTCTACTAACTGCTAGAGAAAGCCTATTCAGCTGCAAGTAATTTTGCTTTAGTTGTAACATTATATTTTGACAAAACATGCTTAAACTACACACTCGAGTCAAACCTGCCAGCTAACCACCTACTGTAGCTGGCTTTTTTTCGATAGCACCTAAAAGCCCTCTCAATGAAGATAATATTACAATTGTAACATTGTATGTATCTGACACTTTTCACCATCTTTTATTGATAGAATCCGCGCGCTTAAAACGAGATATTCAACTTTTGTTGAAAATGTTTAATTTTTTTAGAACTGTTTTGGATAGCCATGTTAATGGTGTCCATTGCGCGTATTGAGAGTAAGAATGAAAAAGTTTGATAGAGCTATGCAAATCCTAGTTGCTGGATTATGCATCAACTTGTGTATGGGTATCCTATACGCATGGAGTGTATTCAAAAAAGCATTGGTTGTAGATTTAGGTTGGTCAAATGCTGACGCATCAATGCCTTATACAGTAGCCATCATTACTTTTGCTCTTTCTCTTCTGGTTGCTGGTATCTTGCAAGATCGCATGGGTCCACGCCGCGTTCTTATCATGGGTGCTGTAATGGTTGGCCTTGGTATGATTGCGTCAAGCTTTGCGACTACTCCTCTAATGCTAGTACTCACTTTTGGCGTACTAACAGGCTGTGGTATCGGCTTTGGCTACGCATGTTTAAGCCCTGCAGCTATGAAGTGGTTCCACCCTTCTAAGAAAGGCCTTGTGAATGGTCTTATCGCCGCTGGTTTCGGTCTAGCCGCTGTTTACCTTGCACCATTAACATCAGCACTGATCGCACAGTACGGTATTAACACGAGCTTCCTTATCCTAGGTTGTGCAGTTCTTGTTATTGCAGTGCCACTTGCATTTACTATTAACAACCCACCAGCGGATTACACACCAGAACTTCCAGCGGGTCTTACTGGCGATGCAGCGAAAGCAAGCAAGCCTGTAGATATCAACTGGCGTGGCATGCTTAAAACACCACAGTTTTACTCTCTATGGTTCATGTTCGCGTTAGCGTCTTCTGCTGGTCTTATGGTCATCGGTAACATTACGTCTATCGCATCACTACAAGCTGATATTGCAGATGCCGCTTACCTTGTTGTTATTCTTGCAATCTTCAACTCTGGTGGCCGAATTGCAGCTGGCATCCTGTCTGATAAAATTGGCGGTGTTAAAACACTGATGCTTGCTTTTATCATGCAAGGTATCAACATGGTTATGTTCGCTACTTTCCAAAGTGATTTCACACTAATGATTGGTGCAGCAGTAGCGGGTGTTGGTTACGGTACCCTTCTAGCGGTATTCCCATCTATCATTGCTGATTTCTACGGCCTTAAGAACTACGGTGCTAACTACGGTGTACTTTACACTGCTTGGGGTATCAGTGGTTTCATCGGTCCTGTACTTGCTGCTGTTGCAGTAGATACCACAGGTACTTACACAATGGCATACACTATCTGTGCTGCAATGGTAGGTGTTGCTATCTTCCTATCATTCATCACTAAGCCTGTAGATGCTGAAGCGCTAGAGAAGAAACTAGCGAACGCGTAATACTCCTGCTGTGATTGCAGAGTTATTTGATTACATAAGCTATTTAATAACTTGGTTGTGTGACTGCATAGCAATCCAGTAAAAAATTAAAGCCCAGATACTCTTCAGTATTTGGGCTTTTTTATCGCTACTTAAACCAATGATTATTTATACCAATTTGGGTTGGTATTATTAGAAACGATTAGCAAACGTCAGCGCAAAAGCTTGGCTATCATATACAGCATTGAACGCACTATTACTAAAGCTTGAGTCGGCATAAACATATTTAATGCCCATGTCCCACTGGTTATTCAACTTATAATTCACCCCGCCTTCAGCTTCAATATAACTATCTGTCGACCACTTTTGGTACTGCCCTTTCGCAACCAACGACAAACTATCTGTTATCTCATAGTCAAGTTTCATCGCCAGGTTTGGCATTAAGCGCCAACTATCTTCTTTCGCGTAATTACCACCGTTCTTATCATCATCCATTTGAAGTGATAACAAGTGATAGTAGATGCCCAAACCAAGGTCGACATGCAATGCATCTAATGGCTGGTAACCTTTATATACCGTACCACCTAGCTTAATATGCTGAAAATTAGCCAGCACTTCTTGCCCTTGCTGATATTTATTTTTTCCTAACTTTTGATCAGCAGCAATCACGCCACGTTCACGAGAATCGGTACTGTTTAAATAAATCTCTGCATGATTGTTATTACTCAGCACATGTTGGTAGTTCATATATACAAATGGCTTAAATTCTCGCTCGAATTCAGGTGCTTCTGTAAATGCCTGCCCAGCAACCAAAGCACCTCCATCTGTCGTATTCCCCCCTAGCCCTAACTCAAAACGGCTATCATAATGCGTTGGCAATACTGGCTGCGCTCCACGCTCTGTACGTTCCGTATTAAAGGCTGCATTGTTTATTTGTATATTGACACCAACGCCACCATCAACAGCCATTGAACTCACTTGGATATTTTCATCAAAATAGGGTGAGACAAAATATTGATTAACTAAAATTGAGATACCTGCTGATGCCATAACATCATCGACATGATGACGTTTACCATGCACACGGCTGTAAGCCACAAAAGTAGCAGCGCCATATGCAGGAATACCCCATGCAGAGCCATAGCGAGACTGTAGAAACGCAGCGCCACTGAAAGCTGCGGCAGTATGTCCTGAAGGGAAAGAACTGGTCCCTAGTTCATTAGGGCGCTGGCGTTCTGTCGATTTTTTAAGCCCCTCAACAATTGTTGCACTAACGATTGTTGAGTAAGTCACTTGCTTTGCACCTTCCCAATCATCATGCATCCAAGCAGCAAATAAGCCAGCGGCTGGCACCATAATTTGCAGTACATCACCAGCGACGACAATATCATCCTGTACGGAAGAGTTAATTTGGTTTGAAGCAATTGCCTGCGAAGTAGCAGGAAGCGTCACTGCTGCCCCTACGAGTAAAGAAATAATTGTTTTTTTCATTTGAGTTTTTATATTACGTGTAATTATTATCGAAATAATTCCCTCAACGCATAGAGCGCTGTATTAACTGAGTGCGATAAGGGAAATAATGCGTTTTTTATTTAACAAAGAAATATTACAAGAAGATAACATAAGCAGACAAGCTGAAATTTACATTCAATCATACTTTAATTTAATAATGTGGATATCAGTGTGAGCTGGTAAAATAAGCGTATATTTGCAAGATCATTTATATAAACCCTGATGTATATTGCTTCTCTCCAAGATTATCATTTCGTTGTTGTTTGATTTTTAAACAACCATGGCAGGTTCCATTACATTTTAATACGTCTTTAGGCTCACTATTATTTTCAATAGTCCGTGCTTTTTATCTTCCTCTTTGCGTACTTTTGTACCTTCACCTTATTACTACTTTAGAGTTAAGGTAAAGTAGTAATCTTTCTTGAAGATCTTAAATTTGCTAACAGGTCTCACTTATCGTTTAACTGTCATCCATCTCGCAGTCTACTAATTTAAATACCCCTAAAATAATCACATTTACAAGTCATCATAATATTAATACTTATTATAATTTGTAAGACCCGCTAACGAATATCAAGCACCTATACCATTTTCATACAACACCTGCTATTAAATCTAATACCCTATTTCATTTTCAATACGATTCTTAAACTTCTTAATACTTATGCTATACCTTTTATTCAGTTGGTATCAATATTAATAACTGAAACTCAATTAATCAGTCATTCTTAAATAGCTGGTAACAGCTAAACATAATAATAATTTCTACATAAGTTTGGGAATGGCTATGAAAAATAATAACTATCTAAATAAACGATTGCTCTGCGCAATAATTTCCTCAAGCCTTTTAACAGCACCATTGGCTTACGCTGAAGTATCTCATCACCCCGATCCGCAACCGACGCCCCCCCCCCTCCCCAGTAATTCACTGAAAGGCGTTGCGCCACCTGAAGTACCTGGCATAGAGCGTTATGTCAAAGATAAAAAAGCGGCCATCAAATTAGGTAAGGCACTATTTTGGGATATGCAAGCTGGTAGTGAGGGACAGAGTTGTGGTTCATGCCACTTCAGTGCTGGTGCGGATAATCGAGTGAAAAACCAAATAAGCCCAAGCGTATTACACGAACGCGATGGCATGGCACGTAAATACAATATGCCAAGTTTCCCTTATATGGGGTCTGGCAAAGACGGCGGCCCTAACTACACACTTACCTCTGATGACTTCCCTCTTTATAGGTTGGCCGATGAAAAAAATCGTAATTCTGAAATCTTATACGAAACCGATGATGTCGTATCATCACAAGGGGTAACACCGACAGAGTTTGTTTCTCTCGGTTTTTTTGGTCTCGATGAAAAGTGTGAAAATGTTGAAGATGTATTCCATGTAAACGGTATGAATACCCGTCGGGTTGAGCCACGTAATACACCTACTGTTATTAATGCCGTTTTTAACTTCCGTAATTTATGGGATGGACGTGCCAATAACATCTTTAACGGTGTAGACCCATTTGGACGACGAAATACTGAAGCAAAAGTACTTCGCTTCGACTTAAAATATGGTCGCTTAGAGCACGAAACCGTTAACCTCAAAAACTCCAGCCTTGCGTCTCAGGCCGTCGGACCAGCAGTAGACGAATTTGAGATGGCTTGTGGCGGAAAAACATTCCAACATATTGGACGTAAGTTACTAAACACGACACCACTAGCATTGCAACAAGTCGATCCTAAAGACAGTGAGCTGGGCTGGTTATCAGCCTATCCAGCAAAAGGCTTGAATACCAATTATCGTACTTTGATTATGGAAGCGTTTAATCGCGAATATTGGATGAGTCCGACGGGTAAAAATGGCTTTAGCCAGATTGAGAATAATTTCTCTTTATTCTGGGGACTCGCTATTCAGCTTTATCAAAGTACGCTCATTTCGGATGACACCCGCTTTGACCGCTTTTTAGATGGTGATACGCAGGCACTTTCGATTGCTGAAACACGAGGTGCTGGTGTCTTCTTTGGCCAAGGCCTTTGTGTACGATGCCATGGTGGCTTAGTGTTTACCGCAGCCGCTCAAGAGATCATTCCTGATAACTTCCGTGGGGAGCTTGTCGACAGAATGATCATGAGTGACAACAACAAAGCCCTGTACGACACAGGATTTTACAACATTGGCGTTCGTCCAACCGAAGAAGATCTTGGTCTTGGTCGTACCGACCCACATGGTTATCCACTGTCGTTTACTCGTCAGTTACAACAAGGGCTGGATGGCGATCATATACCCGATGAGTTCGATATCGACAGCGATCGATTTGGCATCGATCCAGGTGTTCCAGCTGGTAAAGGTGAAACAAACGCAATTGATGGCGCCTTTAAAGTGCCGGGACTACGTAATGTCGAATTAACAGGCCCGTACATGCACAACGGCAGTATGTCTACATTGACACAAGTTGTAGAGTTCTATAACCGTGGCGGTAACAGCCGTGATTTACCTGATGGTTCGAATACGACTGCGTTTGGTGATATTGACTCTAACCTCGACCGCGATATCAGACCACTAGGACTAAATGAGCAGCAAATATCCGACCTTGTTGCTTTCCTTAAAGCCTTAACCGATGAACGTGTTCGCTGGGAGCAAGCCCCATTTGATCACCCTCAACTGTATGTACCCAACGGCCATATTGGTGATGAATATTCAGTTAGTGTAAACCATGAAGGACGAGCAGAAACAGACTGGCTTGAGATCCCTGCCGTTGGTGCAGATGGACGAGCGGCTAAAGGTTTACCAGCGTTAGAACCTTTCCTCACTGCCAGCACCACAGATCCTGTGCCCAATGGTCCTAAAGCCATAGATGACAGTGCGAAAGGCCCTTTTTATAAGGCTATCACGATAAACGTACTCGATAATGACGTATCAGACCTACCGCTAGATATTGGCTCCGTCGAAATAATTGATAAGCCAAAATCAATGACAGGTAAAGTGATCAATCACCTTGATGGTACTGTAAGCTATAAAGCAAACAAGAACAAAAATGTGACCATCACTTACCGTGTGAAAGACACAGCGGGTAATGTGTCTAACATTGCGACTATTCAGGTTAAAACTCACTGGTAGTTGGCATACACATACCTCACTTTGACGTAACTTAAACGATGAGGCGATATTAGGAGCCATTAAAAGCGATTAAGCCGCTGATAGATATCATCAGCGGCTTACTTGTTTTCATCAACACTGGGATTTTTAGACGACACTAAGCGAACTGCAGTAATTAAAACTCGATGCCCTTTCGCGCTTTCAACCCTATTTGCAAACCATGTTTGACACAATCGACACGCGACACTGTATCTGCGTATTCGCGCAACTTACGATGAGCAGCCCTACCCGTTAAAATAACAGACTGATTAGCAGGACGCGCTTCAAAAGCGGCGATCATCTCATCGACATCAAGGTGCTTACGCGCCACCATATAAGTGACTTCATCGAGTAACAGAACATCTATACCTGGGTCATTCAAAAATGTTAACGTTTGTAGCCACACTTCTCGTGCTCGAACACGTTCCCGTTCAGCACAATAACCCTCTTTAAATGAGCACCCTGTATTCATAGTGACGACAGGTACACCCAATTGCTGCAAAAGGTTACGCTCACCACTTTCAGCGTCACCTTTCAAATACTGAACAACCGCACAGCCTTGGCTATGACCCAAGGCTCTGAAGATCATACCAAAACCTGAACTGGTTTTTCCTTTGCCATTACCTGTTAGTACTAACACCCGCCTTTTATCATCAACAGCAAGATCAGATTTTTCATGAACTTTCATCTTCATCACTTTATGCCGTGCTGTTTGTTGCGCTAACTTATTTTTTTCTTCAATGGGAAGCATAACTCGCCTTTGGTTCTATTTTAAATCAATATAGCAACTTGTGTCTAAATGGAGCAAGTAAATTTAACTCCCACTCTAATCAACTGAATATAATAGATAAATTCCAAGATACTTATTAAGTATTACGCGCCTATTAATGCTCCAACTAAAACCATTTATTCAC containing:
- the gltS gene encoding sodium/glutamate symporter; amino-acid sequence: MNSLIQINELESMLIAIIVLFLGYFINSKVKVLRRYNIPEPIVGGLIVAIFVAIMHAQGVDIAFNVPLKDTLMQMFFATVGLAASFKLLAQGGSRVFLFLGLATAFIIIQNGVGVGLSSLLGLDPLLGLIVGSITLSGGHGTGAAWSQTFASEYGLHTLELSMASATFGLIMGGIIGGPMAQRLINKFNLKSSFGDGQKHHIEHPDLVTYSDKEEDRITSKNTIEVLFILLICVAGASHVKDLVDSFGINWLRIPDFVYALFIGVFITNVCEGTKVYKVNSETVDALGTISLSLFLAMALMSLQLWELMDLALPMLIILTVQTLVLGLFAYFVTFRVMGSTYDAAIIAGGHCGFGMGATPTAVMNMGSLVSRNGPSPQAFMVVPIVGAFFIDIANLIVLQGYISFIQ
- a CDS encoding YdcH family protein; translation: MLDENHSLAIEFPEHQNTIHQLKMANANFKSMADRYHKLDHAIRGLENQSLPIGDTSFSQMKLERAHLKDKIFEIIGQTDK
- a CDS encoding L-lactate MFS transporter; the encoded protein is MKKFDRAMQILVAGLCINLCMGILYAWSVFKKALVVDLGWSNADASMPYTVAIITFALSLLVAGILQDRMGPRRVLIMGAVMVGLGMIASSFATTPLMLVLTFGVLTGCGIGFGYACLSPAAMKWFHPSKKGLVNGLIAAGFGLAAVYLAPLTSALIAQYGINTSFLILGCAVLVIAVPLAFTINNPPADYTPELPAGLTGDAAKASKPVDINWRGMLKTPQFYSLWFMFALASSAGLMVIGNITSIASLQADIADAAYLVVILAIFNSGGRIAAGILSDKIGGVKTLMLAFIMQGINMVMFATFQSDFTLMIGAAVAGVGYGTLLAVFPSIIADFYGLKNYGANYGVLYTAWGISGFIGPVLAAVAVDTTGTYTMAYTICAAMVGVAIFLSFITKPVDAEALEKKLANA
- a CDS encoding phosphatase PAP2 family protein, with protein sequence MKKTIISLLVGAAVTLPATSQAIASNQINSSVQDDIVVAGDVLQIMVPAAGLFAAWMHDDWEGAKQVTYSTIVSATIVEGLKKSTERQRPNELGTSSFPSGHTAAAFSGAAFLQSRYGSAWGIPAYGAATFVAYSRVHGKRHHVDDVMASAGISILVNQYFVSPYFDENIQVSSMAVDGGVGVNIQINNAAFNTERTERGAQPVLPTHYDSRFELGLGGNTTDGGALVAGQAFTEAPEFEREFKPFVYMNYQHVLSNNNHAEIYLNSTDSRERGVIAADQKLGKNKYQQGQEVLANFQHIKLGGTVYKGYQPLDALHVDLGLGIYYHLLSLQMDDDKNGGNYAKEDSWRLMPNLAMKLDYEITDSLSLVAKGQYQKWSTDSYIEAEGGVNYKLNNQWDMGIKYVYADSSFSNSAFNAVYDSQAFALTFANRF
- a CDS encoding cytochrome-c peroxidase; translated protein: MKNNNYLNKRLLCAIISSSLLTAPLAYAEVSHHPDPQPTPPPLPSNSLKGVAPPEVPGIERYVKDKKAAIKLGKALFWDMQAGSEGQSCGSCHFSAGADNRVKNQISPSVLHERDGMARKYNMPSFPYMGSGKDGGPNYTLTSDDFPLYRLADEKNRNSEILYETDDVVSSQGVTPTEFVSLGFFGLDEKCENVEDVFHVNGMNTRRVEPRNTPTVINAVFNFRNLWDGRANNIFNGVDPFGRRNTEAKVLRFDLKYGRLEHETVNLKNSSLASQAVGPAVDEFEMACGGKTFQHIGRKLLNTTPLALQQVDPKDSELGWLSAYPAKGLNTNYRTLIMEAFNREYWMSPTGKNGFSQIENNFSLFWGLAIQLYQSTLISDDTRFDRFLDGDTQALSIAETRGAGVFFGQGLCVRCHGGLVFTAAAQEIIPDNFRGELVDRMIMSDNNKALYDTGFYNIGVRPTEEDLGLGRTDPHGYPLSFTRQLQQGLDGDHIPDEFDIDSDRFGIDPGVPAGKGETNAIDGAFKVPGLRNVELTGPYMHNGSMSTLTQVVEFYNRGGNSRDLPDGSNTTAFGDIDSNLDRDIRPLGLNEQQISDLVAFLKALTDERVRWEQAPFDHPQLYVPNGHIGDEYSVSVNHEGRAETDWLEIPAVGADGRAAKGLPALEPFLTASTTDPVPNGPKAIDDSAKGPFYKAITINVLDNDVSDLPLDIGSVEIIDKPKSMTGKVINHLDGTVSYKANKNKNVTITYRVKDTAGNVSNIATIQVKTHW
- a CDS encoding cob(I)yrinic acid a,c-diamide adenosyltransferase; translated protein: MLPIEEKNKLAQQTARHKVMKMKVHEKSDLAVDDKRRVLVLTGNGKGKTSSGFGMIFRALGHSQGCAVVQYLKGDAESGERNLLQQLGVPVVTMNTGCSFKEGYCAERERVRAREVWLQTLTFLNDPGIDVLLLDEVTYMVARKHLDVDEMIAAFEARPANQSVILTGRAAHRKLREYADTVSRVDCVKHGLQIGLKARKGIEF